ttgttttttaaaagattttgtttctatttatttatttattggagacaggggagagagagagagagagagagagagagagagagagagagagagagagagagagagagagagagagagaatggtcatgtcagggcctctagccactgaaaatgaactccagatgtatgtgccaccatctacatctggcttacatgggacctggagaattgaacctgggtccttgggctttataggcatgtgcttatccactaagccatctctccagcccctcaggcctatttaaaaaaaaagtatttttcagagggcattaccatgagatgtttttcataatcatggaagatgttaataaaaattttttttgaagaaaaaaaatatttttcagagctGGAGgtatggcatagcagttaaggcattttcctgcaaagccaaaggacccaggttcgattctccagaacccacgttagctggaggcacaaggggcgcacgcatctggagttcatttgcagtggctggaggccctggcgcgcccattctctccctctctctccatctctctctgtcaaagaaataaataagtgaaatatttaaaaaatatttttcaaagccaggtgtggtggcacatgcctttaatcccagcactcgggaggcagaggtaggaggatcatcatgagtttgaggccagcctaagactacatagtgaattccaggtcagcctgggctatagcaagaccctacctcaaaaaatcaatatatatacatttttcccccaaatttaagatgttatgagtaagccatatggaaacttacttttttggacaatggcacagccagaagccatagattgttactagaaaaatttcagtgccagggatggtacatcttccagtgagttgttggccagggaggttcctgatgcccccaaaacattacagaccaccaccaaggctcttgatttcccaccagaaatagataataaagatgctattgctaaagactccacatgcttgggctacaaggtccctgagaaatcaagctggagatgaactgaaaacctcctccctgtagaccagctgacagaaaactggaaaaagttatgctgcatacagccctatgggagagagaagtcatcagaggtgataaacaacagtggacactacaaaatttaagtttggccagccaggccaaatgagccaacaggtgcaatagtggcatgtctgttataggggaaaccaaccactctctactaggactggaggcccactctacgGGAAGTAATACATGGCTGGTAAtgaaaacctggaattcactatgtattctcagggtggcttcgaactctcggcaatcctcctacctctgcctcccgagtgctgggattaaaggcatgcgccaccacacctggctctattttttttttaaactactgattttcaaatttttttttgtatcatgCAACTTTTACTGaaacttttacttttacttatcagctctgtaaattttctttttttaaaaaattatttatttatttatttatttgagagcgacagacacagagagaaagacagatagagggagagagagagaatgggcgcgccagggattccagcctctgcaaacgaacttcagacgcgtgcgcccccttgtgcatctggctaatgtgggacctggagaaccgagcctcgaaccggagtccttaggcttcacaggcaagcgcttaaccgctaagccatctctccagccctaaattttcttttttaaaaaattttttgtttattttattcattagagagagaccggtagagagtgagaatgatgggcatgccagggcctttagctgttgtaaacaaactccagatgcatgtgccaccttgtgtatctggcttacgtgtttcctggggagttgaacctgggtcctttggcttggcaggcaaacgccttaaccactaagcaatctctccagttccccctttttttgagacagtgtcccaTGTAGGTCACATGGAGCTCAGATTAGCCATATAGCTGAAGCTGGCTcttaacttctgattctcctgcctttgcctccctcatgctgagattacagtcatgcaccaccacacctagctcaatttattttaatttttgctaaTTCATGTTTTCATAGTTTCTCatcaatgaaaatatattatgtataggcttaaatatttctaaaatcctAATAAATGAGGtataaaaaatgaaagatgtGGCTTCCTTGGTAACAAGGTGGCAGAACATCAGAGGTGTGGCCAGACCAAAACAGGACTGCCCCAGGAGGTAGCACAGTCCCAAGTACTTTTCCTGGCTGAGAATGACAGCCCCCCTGCCAGCCTTTTTCAAGGGAGCaactgcctctcttctatttcaGAATAACCCGAAACCTCCTAACTGACTAGTCTTGTACCAGAGGTGCTCTGGGCTGTGTCACCAACTGACCACTAACCACAACCAGCTCCACTCTTCTCTGGTCCTGAAAACCAGGTGCAGAGACAGTCCTCTTCCATAAGCCAAGAACAAGGGTCTGGGTAGAGACAGAGGAAGTTGCTTTGCTTCTTAGCTTGCAGCCCACCCCCTCATCCAGGGTCCTCCTTCCTGTAAAGCCCAACTGTCTCCAGCCAGATTTCCTGTTGCCTTGTGCCCAATGAGAACTTGGGGCTGCCCACTAGGGTTGGTCATAGGGGTCAGGTGACTGTTGATGTGGTCCTGAGACCCTCTGAGGGTTCAATATTTgctccagttttttttaaaaaaatatttattttttatttatttgagagagaaagaggcagataggggctggagagatggtttagtgcttttaaggcacttgcctgaaatgccaaagaacccaggtttgattccccaggacccactaagcctgctacacaaggtggcacatgcatctggaactcgtgtgcagcagctggaggctctggagcacccgttctctatctgcttcttactctctcatataaataaacaaatagataattaaaaacaaagaaagtggcctccagccactgcaaataaactccagacacacgtgccaccttgtgcatctggttttacaccggcactggggaatcaaacctgggtcttttggctttgctggcaagcaccttaaccactaagccatcatcatCCCAGCCCTGCTCCTGTTTTCACATCATGCTCCCTTCCTCCTGAGGTCCATAATCCCCATAATTCCTtagctgttttttctttctttctttttttttttttttaaacacagtttAATCAGAAGTTTGAGGGTTAGCTGTCTGTACCTTCAGGTCCAGGCACTCCACAGGGAGCTGAGAAGCCCTGGGGGCACGTGTGCTTCAGTCAAAAGCTGGGGAAAGCTCTGGTGCCTTCTCTTGCCCTTGTCTCCCATTCCAAGGGCCCATCTCTGTACACCCCCCGACCCCATTGTGGGAGGAGAAAGTTCAGTCTTGGGACAGACCCCACCCCCAGTTTAGAGGACATAAAAGCCCAGCTGCAGCAATCAGAGCTGTGGGTGTCAAGTGAGCGGCTGCAGCTGAGCTCGTGGGGACTGGTAACTGAAGGCGGTTTTGGTGCGCGGTGGACACCTCCCTCCCGGAGGTCCCAGCATTGTCCTTAGAACGGGCTCATCGAGGTGCAGTTGTGGCCAAGGTGGGACTAGGGGGAGGCCGGGAAGAGAGGGACTGTGGGCTTTCTTTTAAGTGCTCAGGGTTGGGGTCTCATTGCAGATGAGGCTGCTCCTGGCCTTAGCAGGCCTCCTGGTCCCTCTGGCCACGGCTCAGCCCTCTGAAAGTGCCACTCCAGGTAATGGTGCCGAACAGCGCTGGGGGGGGGAGGCTCTGCCTTCCGCGCTCCTTCCTCCCAGCGCTTTGAGAGGCTTTGGGGACACTCACCTACGTTGTGATTCCTGCTCTGGGCAGCTGTCCTGGGGCAAGTGGAGACTTCGGTGGTGCTGACCTGTATGGAGGAGGCCAAGCAGCTAGTGGACAAGGCCTACAAAGAACGGCGGGAGAGGTGGGGGCGCCAGGCATTGGGCAAAACTCAAacattttgggggggaggagtgGAGAAAGCAGTAGGTTGTGGAGGGAGGTGGGGATGTTGGTCTACAGAGAGGCTTACATCTCTGGTGTGAGAGTATCTTCAAAGCCGGTCTGTGATGGGTTTGCTTTGGGGTGTGTGTCTTCACATTGGTGGATTTTTCTGCATGGTCCTGCCTGCTCACCTCTGGGCTGGGGCTCTGCTGAGTGTCCCTGAACcccttctctggtcctgtcttaTCCAAACAGCATCAAGCACCGGCTTCGCAGCGGCTCTGCCAGCCCCATGGAGCTCCTGTCCTACTTCAAGCAGCCGGTGGCGGCCACCCGGACTGCGGTGAGAGCTGCGGACTACCTGCACGTGGCGCTGGACCTGCTGAAGAGGAAGCTGCGACCCTTGTGGCCAAGGCCTTTCAATGTCACTGGTACCGCAGCTTTCCCCACCTGCCCCAAGTGCACCGTCCTCCCGACGCCTCCCTCTAACGAGTTTCGGGGGGCACCCCCTCCACTTCTCAGCTGGCACCCCGACATCCAGGCCTCTTTAGCCCCTCAGGTTCGCTAGGATAGGAAACTCCCGCACCCGCATTCTCCTTCACAGATGTGCTGACGCCAGCTCAGCTGAATCTGCTGTCCACATCGAGCGGCTGCGCCTACCAGGACGTGGGCGTGAGGTGCCCTGAGCAGGACAAGTATCGTTCCATCACCGGGCATTGCAACAACAGGTGCGGGTCCAGCCGGgccaggggccagggagatgtGATCCTCAGTCCAGCCAGGTGTCACTTAACGTCCATGCCCTGTGCTCCCTCCACCCCCGCAGACGTAGCCCCACGCTGGGGGCCTCCAACCGGGCTTTTGCGCGCTGGCTGCCGGCAGAGTACGAGGACGGCTTCTCGCTGCCCTTCGGCTGGACGCCGGGGGTCGGGCGCGCGGGCTTCCCGGTGCCCCTGGTGAGGGCGGCACCGACCGGGGCGGGGGCCGAGGCTGGGGCGGCGCGGGTGCGCGAGCGCCCCCTGACGCCCGCCTCGCGTCCTGCAGGCCCGCGCGGTCTCCAATGCCATCGTGCGCTTCCCCACCGAGCAGCTGACCCCGGACCAGCAGCGCTCGCTCATGTTCATGCAGTGGGGACAGTTGATCGATCACGACCTGGACTTCACCCCGGAGCCAGCCGCCCGGGCTGCCTTCCTCACTGGCCTCAACTGCGAGATCAGTTGCCTGCAGCAGCCACCTTGCTTCCCCCTCAAGGTGTTGCCAAACGTGGTCGCCTCCCTTCTGTGCTCAGGAAAGACGACCCTGTCTCCTGGGGTCTCCGGGAGTCTGTCTGGTTCCACAGAGTCAGCTGTCAATCAGAGCGTCCCATTTGTTTTCTGTGATCCCAGGCTGAGGAGAGAATAATTGTCATGTCGTtgggtggggcgtggtggcgcacgcctttaatctcagcatttgggatgcagaggtaggaggattgctgtgagttcgaggccagcctgagactacatagtgaagtccaggtcagcctgggctagagcgagacactaactcaaaaacaaccacccacccacccaacaaCAACAAGCAAACATTGCCCTGGTTGGTAGAATGACTGGCTTTTGTGAGGCTGGGAGAGTCCTGGGATGAGAACGTGGTCAATGTTCCTCACGCTCCCATGCCTCCGATTTCCTCTCTATTGAGGGGCCTTTCCTCACCCACATCACACAAAGgagaagtgtgtatgtgtgtgttcaggttTCCCAGTGGGTAAGGTTAAGGCTAAGTAGGGAGGAAAgtagagagaaaacagagagagtcggccagggagggagagaaagcgaTGGGAGACTGTCAGGGCCAGAGTGACAGATAGGGAAGGGACTAGGGGAAAGTAGGAAGAGGATGTAGAGAGGAAGAGTGTAGGAAGAGGATGTAGAGAGGAAGAGTATAGGAATCCACTCcacagaagagagaagggaagaaagagtgagagagagagagagagagagagagagagaggagaatttaGTGAGGACCCTTGCCCAACCCCAGGGGACTTTCTGCGTTCCAAGTTTGGTATACTGTGGGTCACTCCTAAACCTCAGAGGTGCCCAGCTGGCTCAGACCCAGACAGTGATCCCACTGGCACTTGAGAGGCCTCCCTGCAGGTTACAGGGCTAGAGATCCTTTGACTCATGCCCACTGTCCCCAGCCTCATGAACCAGCCTTGCCTCTCTCTGTACCACAGATCCCACCCAATGACCCTCGCATCAGGAACCAGCAGGACTGCATTCCCTTCTTCCGCTCCTGCCCAGCCTGCCCAGGGGGCAATATCACCATCCGTAACCAGATCAACGCGCTCACATCCTTCGTGGATGCCAGCATGGTCTACGGCAGCGAGCACCCCTTGGCCATGAAGCTGCGCAACCTGACCAACCAGCGAGGGCTGCTGGCTGTCAACACCCGCTTCCAAGACAACGGCCGGGCCCTGCTGCCCTTCGACAACCTGCACGATGACCCCTGTCTCCTCACCAACCGCTCGGCGCGCATCCCCTGCTTCCTGGCAGGTCAGCCTGCAGCTTGGACCTGAGGCGGCACCGAAGTGCTTGCTCTCTGTGGGAACCGCAGTAAACCTGGGTGTGGGCACTTGGTGGTTTTATGACAGATACTGGCCTCACCAACTTCATGATAGTCTAGTTGCCTTGGCAACAAGTTGGCTGGAgatagaaaggggaaaaaaaaagccactccCACCCTCAATGTAAAATGGAGATGCAGGGCTGGCCCCAGAGCCTTTGTTCATCTATCCATCCTTTCCTCTGTTGAAGAGAGGAGAGCCGAGTCTCTCGGGGGCAGGGAACTAAAGAGACAGAGGGCATTTTGGTACCCTTACCTCCTATAGCCACGTTGTCCAATCTGGATCCAGTAGACTATTTTAATTTGAGTTTAAATTCAATAATCTGGTGTCTTGGCTGAAGTAGCCACATATCAAGTGTCCAGTAGCCTCATAGGTTAGTGGTTCCCCTTCTGGGCAACGAAGAAGTGGTTGTTTTAATCATCCTAGAAAGTTCTAGTAGGCTACAGTGTCACTCTGCCCAGCCTGGTTACCTATATAGACAGAGGGCGGGATTTCAAATGCAGAAACCTGGCTGTTTGGGCATAGAATGGGGCCGAAAACTGTGTTCAAATGGTCGCGGGTTTCTGAGGTCTTGTGTGGGGAGAGTCTGAGGTTGCGTCCAATTTTAGCCGGAAAGAGTGCGGTGATTATTAGCCGTGTTTGTAGTGGGCATATAAATAGGCTGTGACAACATGTCTGCTACTTTTTGGCTTTCTCTGAATCAAGACAATCTGCTAAGTAGCTAGTGTTCATAGATCTCTTATTTTGTACCAGGcatggtgttgagctctctgtgtatgtgtgcatgtgtgtgtgtgtgtgtgtgtgtaccaggcatggtgttgagctgtgtgtgtgtgtgtgtgtgttgcaaagggtaaaatacagaaaaacacaAGCCTTGGACCTCATCCTCAAGGAGCTGCTGGTTTGAGCTAGAGCTAGGCGAAGGTGGCAAGACAGGGATTGGACCTAATGTTGAGGCAGCCTGAGAGCCAGCAGTGTCTCTGAGCCAAGGACGACACCTGTGGGAGTCTTGGGGCACCCTCGTGTACTTGGTCCTAATGTGGGAAGCAGGTGGAGAGGTGACAGGTAGAAGACCTTGCAGGTCTTGGCTGGGTGTGGCGTACCCGTGGATCAGATGTTTTCTGGGCTAGAGGACAAAGAAGTGATAGTGGCTTTGCTTCCCTAAGGGGACACACGCTCCAGTGAGATGCCCGAGCTCACCTCCATGCACACCCTCTTTGTTCGTGAGCACAACCGGCTGGCCACACAACTCAGGCGTCTGAACCCTAGATGGAACGGGGAGACGCTCTATCAGGAGGCCCGGAAGATTGTGGGGGCCATGGTGCAGGTAGGCTGTCCTGAGTGTCGGATAGACTTGGCATCCAGGTGAGTTGCAGCACCTGGTGTTGTGGCCTTAGGCAGGCTGCTAACCCCACTGACCCTTAGTTCCTTCATCCACAGTGCTGTAAGGATTCAAGGATCCCACATGAAAACATGTGACAGATATAAAATGCTTGATGAAGTCtgcttccctgccctccccaggctttctttattttatttatttatttatttatttatttatttatttatttatttatttatttattttaggtaaggtctcactctagtccaggctgacctggaattcactattttgctgtgtggccttaaactcacggtgatcctcctatctctgcctcccgagtgctgggattaaaggcgtgtgctaccatgcccaactcttttaaagaatatattttaattaatttatttccaagcatagagagaaaaacagagacagacagagcaagtgagcgagggagagagagagagagaatggcagagggagagagagaatatgagaatgccagggcctctagctgctgcaaatgaactccagatgcatgtgcgactttgtgcatctggctttatgtgggtgctggggaattgaaccctgatcattaggctttgcaggcaagtaccttagccactgagccatctctgtagtccccAGGCTTTCTTCTTTCCTGAGGGCCTGGGAATGGTGTTGAGAGAGTTCATCCAAGGCCGATGTATAACAAGTGTCGATGCACAACTGCTCAGCGAATCACTCTAGGCTCCTCTACCCTGTCCTCTCTTCGTATGGCCTTTGTCACCACCTACCCCCCTCCTGGGTATCATTCTTCCCTGGAGCAGTGTTTTTGGATATCTTTCCCAACTCTGGATGCTCCTCaagaagtaaacacacacacacacacacacacacacacactcactcacacacatacccCTCTGCTGGAttctggaaagggagagaggtgaAGGGGCTGAGGGTGACCTCTTAATTTGCACGAAGATTACAAATGGGACTCATTTCAGCTTTGGAGAAAAGTCTAGTCTAGAGTCCAGCACGAGGCTGCTCCATGGCTTCTCTTTCCACTGGGGGACATCACGCCCAAGCAGACCTCTTTCCTGTCTTCCCCTTCCATAACCTTCTATTGAGCCCTACTGTGAGCCAGGTGCTGGCTGGGCACTGTGACTCATCATCTCAATCATTTCCATTTCCCTGCTTTCAAGGAGAAATGAGACATTAGTATACTCAAGGGCAAGAGAGATAGTACAATGACTAACAATGTGCTGTTATTTAATTCTTCAAGGGAACGGGCAATATAATTATTACTAATTTACATCTGCAGTCTCGAGAGGTTCATAAGTGACCCAAGATCACACTAACAGTGTCAACAGAGCTCTGTTTGTACCCTTTAGTGCTGCTCTGTTAGGTTCAAATCCAAGACTATGGAGGACCCCTGACCCTGGGCAGATGGGAGGGATCCCCTATCCCCGGATGAACGAGCATGCAGAGGCTGCAGGGAGGAGTGAGGCTGTTCCAATGACTTTCCTGTAGATTATCACTTACCGGGACTACCTGCCCCTGGTGCTGGGGCCAGCGGCCATGAGGAAGTACCTACCCAGGTATCGCGGCTACAATGACTCGGTGGACCCACGCATCTCCAATGTCTTCACGAACGCTTTCCGCTATGGTCACACCCTCATCCAGCCATTCATGTTCCGCTTGGACAATCAGTACCGGCCCACGGGGCCCAATCCCCGAGTCCCACTCAGCAAGGTCTTTTTTGCCAGCTGGAGGGTGGTGCTGGAAGGTGAGTGGAACCTAGGCCAGGAAGTGGGCAGCTGAGGGTGAGGTGGGGTGGGTGAGGTTGTGGAGAGATATTTCCTTTCTGCTTTGGGAATCTGGTTTTGCTTTGTGGTTTCACTGCACCTATCCTGCATCTGAATCTGAGAGAATATGGAGTGTGGTGGAGACGGCTCTGAGAAACTGGCTTTTCCTATGTGTGGTGATCCAGGAAGCTGGGGCTGGAACCATCATCTCCTGGCATCATCAGGGAGATGGGATCACTCACTAGGGCCACCTTGGCACTGAGTGTGGCATGTGCCCAGCCCTCCAATCCACAAGACTCCATCCGACTTAATTTGCTCTGGTACCAACCTTGCTTCTTTTGCCCTCAGGAGGCATTGACCCAATCCTCAGGGGTCTCATGGCCACCCCTGCCAAGCTGAATCGCCAGAACCAAATTGTGGTGGATGAGATCCGTGAGCGGCTGTTTGAGCAGGTCA
This is a stretch of genomic DNA from Jaculus jaculus isolate mJacJac1 chromosome 9, mJacJac1.mat.Y.cur, whole genome shotgun sequence. It encodes these proteins:
- the Mpo gene encoding myeloperoxidase, coding for MRLLLALAGLLVPLATAQPSESATPAVLGQVETSVVLTCMEEAKQLVDKAYKERRESIKHRLRSGSASPMELLSYFKQPVAATRTAVRAADYLHVALDLLKRKLRPLWPRPFNVTDVLTPAQLNLLSTSSGCAYQDVGVRCPEQDKYRSITGHCNNRRSPTLGASNRAFARWLPAEYEDGFSLPFGWTPGVGRAGFPVPLARAVSNAIVRFPTEQLTPDQQRSLMFMQWGQLIDHDLDFTPEPAARAAFLTGLNCEISCLQQPPCFPLKIPPNDPRIRNQQDCIPFFRSCPACPGGNITIRNQINALTSFVDASMVYGSEHPLAMKLRNLTNQRGLLAVNTRFQDNGRALLPFDNLHDDPCLLTNRSARIPCFLAGDTRSSEMPELTSMHTLFVREHNRLATQLRRLNPRWNGETLYQEARKIVGAMVQIITYRDYLPLVLGPAAMRKYLPRYRGYNDSVDPRISNVFTNAFRYGHTLIQPFMFRLDNQYRPTGPNPRVPLSKVFFASWRVVLEGGIDPILRGLMATPAKLNRQNQIVVDEIRERLFEQVMRIGLDLPALNMQRSRDHGLPGYNAWRRFCGLPQPSTVGELGTVLKNLDLARKLMEQYGTPNNIDIWMGGVAEPLEPNGRVGRLLACLIGTQFRKLRDGDRFWWEKPGVFSAQQRQALARISLPRIICDNTGITTVSKNNIFMSNSFPRDFVSCNSLPELDLAAWRST